A section of the Acidobacteriota bacterium genome encodes:
- a CDS encoding adenylosuccinate lyase, with protein sequence MIARYTRPEMGRLFTDEARMKAWLRVELTATEVLAEKGLIPKRAAARIRRRARVDVARALEIEKVTHHDVIAFVTQVAETVGPEGRYLHLGLTSSDVVDTALALVLVEACDLLDRDLDAFEAVLAEQAQRWADTPQVGRTHGVHAEPITFGLKVASWLTEARRNRARLARAREAVRVGKLSGAVGTSAHLPPSVEREVMRRLGLRVEPVATQVVPRDRHAELLCALAILAAGLERVATEIRHLQRTEVREVEEPFRKGQKGSSAMPHKRNPIRCENVCGLARVVRSHALAALQDVALWHERDISHSSVERIVLPDCFILLDFMLARLTEVVRDLHVYPDAMRRNLEASRGLIYSQTLLLALVEAGLTREEAYALVQKNAMAVWRGEKAGLREACLADRRITDRIGTRGVEQAFDLRRLLRHVPAIVRRALRARTG encoded by the coding sequence GTGATCGCGCGGTACACGAGACCGGAGATGGGGCGCCTGTTCACCGACGAGGCGCGGATGAAGGCGTGGCTGCGCGTCGAGCTGACGGCGACGGAGGTCCTCGCCGAGAAGGGCCTGATCCCGAAGCGGGCCGCGGCCCGGATCCGGCGGCGGGCCAGGGTGGACGTCGCGCGCGCGCTCGAGATCGAGAAGGTCACCCATCACGACGTCATCGCGTTCGTCACGCAGGTGGCGGAGACGGTGGGTCCGGAAGGCCGCTACCTGCACCTCGGACTCACCTCGTCGGACGTGGTGGACACCGCGCTCGCTCTGGTGCTCGTCGAGGCGTGCGACCTTCTCGACCGCGATCTCGACGCGTTCGAGGCGGTGCTCGCCGAGCAAGCGCAGCGGTGGGCCGACACGCCGCAGGTCGGTCGCACGCACGGCGTCCACGCCGAGCCGATCACGTTCGGCCTGAAGGTGGCGAGCTGGCTGACGGAGGCCCGGCGGAACCGGGCGCGGCTCGCCCGGGCGCGGGAGGCGGTCCGGGTCGGGAAGCTCTCCGGTGCCGTCGGGACGTCGGCTCACCTCCCGCCCTCCGTGGAGCGCGAGGTCATGCGCCGCCTGGGCCTCCGCGTGGAGCCGGTGGCCACGCAGGTCGTGCCCCGCGACCGGCACGCCGAACTTCTCTGCGCGCTGGCGATCCTCGCAGCGGGGCTGGAGCGGGTGGCGACCGAGATCCGGCACCTCCAGCGAACGGAGGTCCGCGAGGTCGAAGAGCCGTTCCGGAAGGGGCAGAAGGGGAGCTCGGCGATGCCGCACAAGCGGAACCCGATCCGGTGCGAAAACGTCTGCGGCCTCGCCCGGGTGGTCCGAAGCCACGCCTTGGCCGCCCTCCAGGATGTCGCCCTTTGGCACGAGCGGGACATCTCGCATTCCTCCGTCGAGCGGATCGTCCTGCCGGACTGTTTCATCCTTCTCGACTTCATGCTGGCCCGCCTCACCGAGGTGGTTCGGGACCTCCACGTCTATCCGGACGCCATGCGCCGCAACCTCGAGGCGTCGCGGGGTCTGATCTACAGCCAGACGCTTCTGCTCGCGCTGGTCGAGGCGGGGTTGACGCGGGAGGAGGCCTACGCGCTCGTTCAGAAAAACGCGATGGCGGTCTGGCGCGGGGAGAAGGCGGGGCTGCGGGAGGCCTGCCTCGCCGATCGGCGCATCACCGACCGGATCGGGACGCGCGGCGTGGAGCAGGCCTTCGACCTTCGGCGCCTCCTGCGGCACGTGCCGGCGATCGTGCGGCGCGCGCTCCGGGCGCGGACGGGGTGA
- a CDS encoding insulinase family protein, translated as MPARTSRAVRSSDSSATPARCAGRTSTSRSGRETGPSIPRCGSTGNAGRPPDFRCVGESFVRYCAASRGGFRRSRGPGGEPPAGEGMVEKEVLPNGLTLLTERVPGVRSASLGVWLRLGSRHESRRLSGICHFIEHLVFKGTRHRSARDISLLADRMGGHLDAFTTKETTCFYVRVLDEHLPQAVDLLADIVMNPAFDPAELERERRVILEEIRMVADSPEDRVYDLFCESFWPGHPLGRPIQGFEETVRGMSRGTVLRWFRRAYVPGNLIVAAAGRVGVRERRRIRAAFERLVPGPPAAAGRPPRWRPGFRRENRRDLEQVHLLLGVPGLPAGDEDRYALHVMNTILGGSLSSRLFHRVREERGLVYSIASQVQAHRDTGLFTVYAGTSPENAREVVELSVAALREIAGETPPSAEVDVARDHLKGSMLLALESTTSRMSRAAREEMILGRHVTPDEIARRLDAVGPADVRAVAERLFAGRRVALAVVGKTGRWRPDEEGIPL; from the coding sequence ATGCCGGCGAGAACGTCGAGAGCGGTCAGGTCGTCGGACTCGTCGGCGACACCGGCTCGCTGCGCGGGCCGCACCTCTACTTCGAGATCCGGGAGGGAGACCGGGCCGTCGATCCCGCGCTGTGGATCGACCGGAAACGCCGGCCGGCCGCCGGACTTCCGGTGCGTCGGTGAATCCTTTGTGCGATACTGCGCGGCCTCCCGCGGCGGGTTCCGCCGCTCGCGCGGCCCCGGCGGGGAACCGCCGGCCGGAGAGGGAATGGTCGAAAAGGAGGTCCTTCCCAACGGCTTGACGTTGCTCACCGAGCGTGTCCCCGGTGTGCGCTCGGCGAGCCTCGGCGTCTGGCTGCGCCTCGGGAGCCGCCACGAATCCCGCCGGCTGTCGGGAATCTGCCACTTCATCGAACATCTCGTCTTCAAGGGGACCCGGCACCGCTCGGCGCGCGACATCTCGCTGCTCGCCGACCGAATGGGCGGCCACCTCGACGCGTTCACCACGAAGGAGACGACCTGCTTCTACGTCCGCGTGCTCGACGAACATCTCCCGCAGGCCGTGGATCTGCTCGCCGACATCGTCATGAATCCCGCCTTCGACCCGGCCGAGCTGGAGCGCGAGCGGCGCGTCATCCTGGAAGAGATCCGGATGGTCGCCGACTCGCCGGAAGACCGCGTCTACGACCTGTTCTGCGAGTCGTTCTGGCCGGGCCATCCGCTGGGGCGGCCGATCCAGGGATTCGAGGAGACGGTCCGGGGGATGAGCCGCGGGACCGTTCTCCGGTGGTTCCGGCGTGCCTACGTGCCGGGCAACCTGATCGTCGCCGCCGCCGGGCGTGTCGGCGTCCGCGAGCGGCGGCGGATTCGCGCCGCCTTCGAGCGCCTCGTCCCGGGACCGCCCGCGGCCGCCGGGCGCCCCCCCCGCTGGCGGCCCGGCTTCCGCCGGGAGAACCGGCGCGACCTCGAGCAGGTGCACCTGCTTCTCGGCGTGCCGGGACTTCCGGCGGGCGACGAGGACCGCTACGCGCTCCACGTGATGAACACGATCCTCGGCGGCTCGCTCTCCTCCCGTCTGTTTCACCGGGTGCGGGAGGAGAGGGGACTCGTCTACTCGATCGCCTCGCAGGTACAGGCCCATCGCGACACCGGACTGTTCACGGTCTATGCCGGGACGTCGCCCGAGAACGCGCGCGAGGTCGTCGAACTGTCGGTGGCGGCTCTCCGGGAAATCGCCGGGGAAACGCCCCCGTCGGCGGAGGTCGACGTCGCACGAGATCACCTCAAGGGAAGCATGCTTCTGGCTCTGGAGTCGACCACGAGCCGGATGAGCCGCGCGGCCCGCGAGGAGATGATCCTCGGGCGCCACGTGACCCCGGACGAGATCGCGCGGCGGCTCGACGCGGTCGGGCCGGCGGACGTCCGAGCGGTCGCCGAGCGGCTGTTCGCGGGGCGCCGGGTGGCGCTTGCGGTGGTGGGCAAGACCGGACGCTGGCGGCCGGACGAGGAGGGGATCCCGCTGTGA
- a CDS encoding aminotransferase class V-fold PLP-dependent enzyme, which translates to MVSRRTFVRTVAAPAVLGLLPAALAGEGAARALAELTGAAPDPAESLDRAREVARDESYWRIVQQAYSVDRTLVNFNNGGVSPPPVTVQRAMKRHLDFSNAAPAYNMWRVLEPRREAVRERLARFFGCDPEEVALTRNASEGLQICQFGLDLARGDEVLTTTQDYPRMLNTFRQRERREGIALRQVPVPVPSEDPQAFVRRLEAAVTEKTRAILVCHVINLTGQILPVRAIVEMGRRHGVPVIVDGAHSFAHFPFTRDELGCDYFATSLHKWLCAPIGSGLLYVRRERIPALWPLMAADAKQRDDIRKFEEIGTHPAANTLAVAEALTFHETIGPLRKAERLRYLRDRWARALIDASDRVRLHTSLDPRFSCGIATFSVDGIDSAELGRRLWQEHRILTATIDHPEVQGVRVSPHVYSTLEEVDRFVDAVLSILRST; encoded by the coding sequence ATGGTCTCTCGCAGGACGTTCGTTCGAACGGTGGCGGCTCCCGCCGTGCTCGGCCTGCTACCGGCGGCTCTCGCCGGGGAGGGCGCCGCTCGCGCCCTGGCCGAGTTGACGGGTGCGGCTCCGGATCCGGCCGAGTCCCTCGACCGGGCTCGGGAGGTCGCGCGCGACGAGAGCTATTGGCGCATCGTTCAGCAGGCCTACTCCGTGGACCGGACTCTCGTCAACTTCAACAACGGAGGGGTCAGCCCGCCGCCCGTGACGGTGCAGCGGGCGATGAAGCGACACCTCGATTTCTCGAACGCCGCCCCCGCCTACAACATGTGGCGGGTGCTCGAGCCGCGGCGCGAGGCGGTGCGCGAGCGGCTGGCGCGCTTTTTCGGTTGCGATCCGGAGGAGGTCGCCCTCACCCGCAACGCGTCGGAAGGACTGCAGATCTGCCAGTTCGGTCTCGATCTCGCCCGTGGCGACGAGGTGCTGACGACCACGCAGGATTACCCGAGGATGCTCAACACGTTCCGTCAGCGGGAGCGGCGCGAGGGGATCGCCCTCCGGCAGGTGCCGGTTCCGGTGCCGTCGGAAGACCCGCAGGCCTTCGTCCGCCGCCTGGAGGCGGCGGTCACCGAGAAGACGCGCGCCATCCTCGTCTGCCACGTGATCAACCTCACCGGGCAGATCCTTCCGGTGCGCGCGATCGTCGAGATGGGGCGCCGGCACGGCGTGCCGGTGATCGTCGACGGCGCGCATTCCTTCGCTCACTTCCCCTTCACGCGCGACGAACTCGGGTGCGACTACTTCGCCACCAGTCTGCACAAGTGGCTTTGCGCGCCCATCGGCAGCGGTCTGCTCTACGTCCGCCGCGAGCGCATCCCGGCGCTCTGGCCGCTGATGGCGGCGGACGCGAAGCAGCGGGACGACATCCGGAAGTTCGAGGAGATCGGCACGCATCCGGCGGCCAACACCCTCGCGGTGGCCGAGGCCTTGACCTTTCACGAGACGATCGGGCCGCTTCGGAAGGCGGAGCGGCTCCGCTACCTCAGGGACCGCTGGGCGAGGGCCCTGATCGATGCGAGCGACCGCGTCCGGCTCCACACCAGCCTCGATCCGCGCTTTTCCTGCGGCATCGCGACCTTCTCCGTCGACGGCATCGATTCCGCCGAGCTGGGACGGCGCCTCTGGCAGGAGCACCGCATCCTGACGGCGACGATCGATCATCCCGAGGTGCAGGGGGTCCGCGTCAGTCCGCACGTGTATTCGACGCTGGAGGAGGTCGATCGGTTCGTCGACGCGGTGCTGTCGATCCTCCGGAGCACGTGA
- a CDS encoding threonylcarbamoyl-AMP synthase — MRARLSSRPARSAETISHTRGAPASSAASTARGPSTRNRPSARRSPGPRPRRRACRASGCRAEVSGAERLVIGGSIPRPAGGLRGYAGGVSGDHGAKLAGILDVGAAAAALADGGVVLVPTETFYALSADPRREDAVRKVMALKGRSAGKALPLAAGSVEQVGHLCPGWRRYPVARRLADAFWPGPLSLVLPARPGAVAPGVAAADGSVAIRVSSHGPAAALARALGYAIVATSANRSGAPPARTPEEARASLGGAEPIPVLAGTACRGGAPSTIVDPRSPEPRVLREGAVPAARIEAILRSAGNEA, encoded by the coding sequence ATGCGCGCGCGGCTCTCCTCCCGTCCCGCGCGGTCCGCCGAGACCATCAGCCACACGAGAGGCGCGCCCGCCTCGAGCGCCGCGTCCACCGCCCGGGGACCCTCGACGAGGAACAGGCCCTCCGCCCGGCGCTCGCCGGGGCCGCGGCCGAGGAGGCGGGCCTGCCGCGCCAGCGGGTGCCGCGCCGAGGTCAGCGGTGCCGAAAGGCTGGTCATCGGCGGGAGCATACCGCGACCGGCGGGCGGCCTGCGCGGCTATGCTGGTGGCGTGTCCGGAGACCACGGGGCGAAGCTCGCGGGCATCCTCGACGTCGGCGCGGCGGCCGCCGCGCTGGCGGACGGTGGGGTCGTGCTCGTCCCGACGGAGACGTTCTACGCGCTGTCCGCGGACCCGCGAAGGGAGGACGCGGTCCGGAAGGTGATGGCGCTCAAAGGCCGCTCGGCCGGGAAGGCCCTTCCGCTGGCCGCCGGCTCGGTCGAGCAGGTCGGCCACCTCTGCCCCGGCTGGCGGCGCTACCCGGTGGCGCGCCGGCTCGCCGACGCCTTCTGGCCCGGGCCGCTGAGCCTCGTGCTGCCCGCCCGACCCGGCGCCGTCGCGCCCGGTGTCGCCGCCGCCGACGGCTCCGTGGCGATCCGGGTGAGCTCGCACGGGCCAGCCGCCGCGCTGGCGCGGGCGCTCGGCTATGCGATCGTCGCGACTTCGGCGAACCGATCGGGCGCGCCGCCGGCGCGCACCCCCGAGGAAGCTCGGGCGTCGCTCGGCGGCGCCGAGCCGATCCCGGTCCTCGCCGGGACCGCCTGCCGCGGCGGCGCGCCGTCCACGATCGTCGACCCGAGGAGCCCGGAGCCGCGCGTGCTCCGGGAGGGGGCGGTCCCGGCGGCACGGATCGAGGCGATCCTCCGCTCGGCCGGGAACGAAGCGTGA
- a CDS encoding mechanosensitive ion channel protein MscS — protein sequence MRSMYANLLQALAVFGLFFAASVLLDRFLKKISARFDAAASELFRLMSNSQKAVLLFIGLILALSRIGFDVAGVATGLGLTGFALGFALKDAISNLVAGIMITLYKPIRLGQRIELAGSKGEVLDINLRYITLRGDGATHLIPNSLLLSTKVTILAEPPEERTSADGPAAPED from the coding sequence ATGCGGTCCATGTACGCGAATCTGCTCCAGGCTCTGGCGGTGTTCGGGCTGTTCTTCGCCGCCAGCGTCCTTCTCGACAGATTCCTCAAGAAGATCTCGGCGCGCTTCGACGCCGCCGCGTCCGAGCTCTTCCGCCTGATGTCGAACTCGCAGAAGGCCGTTCTGCTGTTCATCGGGCTGATCCTCGCCCTGTCGAGGATCGGCTTCGATGTCGCGGGGGTGGCGACCGGATTGGGGCTCACGGGGTTCGCGCTCGGGTTCGCTCTCAAGGACGCGATCTCCAATCTGGTCGCCGGAATCATGATCACCCTCTACAAACCGATCCGGCTCGGGCAGCGGATCGAGCTGGCGGGTTCTAAGGGCGAGGTTCTCGACATCAATCTCCGCTACATCACCCTTCGCGGCGATGGCGCCACCCATCTGATCCCGAACTCGCTCCTCCTGAGCACCAAGGTGACGATCCTGGCCGAGCCTCCGGAGGAGCGGACGTCCGCGGACGGTCCCGCCGCCCCGGAGGACTAG
- a CDS encoding dUTP diphosphatase, with protein sequence MVVRVRVLPHGEGLPLPRYATEGAAGLDLRAAVAGALELAPGERALIPTGLALAIPPGYEGQVRARSGLALEHGLGLPNAPGTIDSDYRGEVKVLVINWGERAVRIDRGMRIAQLVIAPVSRARLEPVARLDPTPRDEGGFGHSGDR encoded by the coding sequence GTGGTGGTCCGGGTGCGGGTGCTGCCCCACGGCGAGGGCCTGCCGCTGCCCCGCTACGCCACGGAGGGCGCGGCCGGCCTGGATCTGCGGGCCGCCGTCGCCGGGGCCCTCGAGCTCGCTCCGGGGGAGCGGGCGCTGATTCCGACGGGACTCGCCCTCGCGATTCCGCCGGGCTACGAAGGCCAGGTTCGCGCGCGCAGCGGGCTGGCGCTGGAGCACGGTCTCGGCCTGCCGAACGCGCCGGGGACGATCGACAGCGACTACCGGGGCGAGGTGAAGGTTCTGGTGATCAACTGGGGCGAGCGCGCGGTGAGGATCGACCGCGGCATGCGGATCGCCCAGCTCGTCATCGCCCCCGTGTCTCGAGCACGCCTGGAACCGGTCGCCCGGCTCGATCCCACGCCGAGGGACGAGGGCGGTTTCGGGCACTCGGGAGACCGCTGA
- a CDS encoding TonB-dependent receptor has translation MRVTRSRGHVAQAALAAAVLAAMPAGVAGETGEEAAVPPPEGKVAIASGEGSVTEALQGKEGVRIQTLCTHCNSANIQVGGLNEDLVPVLWDGFPLFGGLATSLVLNMLPPDSVAEATVLKGPGDAGAPSTAVGGTIALEGAEAGEVPWLSALGGAGSFGLHQGTVRLAGEAASWLSGSVCFGRTTADAVDDDGDGWHDVTAVDRDFAAGEIRIRPGSRHRLTVGGSYVAEDDTEGKGGFDIVSYVLSGMGGTPSFAWTREDSLLDRREYRVGWDWSFRRGGGLKLRLLEALRHQSVLSQLTGYQGPGYSNELEERLGIRQRQLFGSLSIDRPLGFAWRVSAGVEAVHDSARARVKDSITPVEEEYLKTWSAYASAGYAPAPGWRLDFGLRWDDDEVFGSQLSPRMSVRVYPASGVMLRLLAGRTFRAPRSIFSEVCCGQQLQRNVLEDGTVLVRPEDAWTVGLEGVYQPSPELRASLYVATTGFEDHILRVVAESRSWIQTYANVNVPHARSETAEVAVTWRPARRWTIEGSLGWLSFRRRGPDVPVATIRRTISLLETVPIPMDRIPYRPDRTGSVGVTYAGEGGYLLSLQANFTGSMLIQHFGDDPLTGASILLPDLVETPGFWLVNLAAEIPLSQRLALVAGAENLTGRIQNDLGDPRTDFNWGPLTGRSWRAAFRVSLDG, from the coding sequence ATGCGAGTGACGAGGTCCCGAGGACACGTGGCTCAGGCGGCGCTCGCCGCTGCCGTTCTCGCCGCGATGCCGGCAGGTGTGGCCGGGGAGACCGGGGAGGAGGCAGCCGTTCCGCCCCCCGAAGGTAAGGTCGCCATCGCTTCGGGTGAAGGGTCGGTCACCGAGGCCCTCCAGGGCAAGGAGGGGGTCCGGATCCAGACGCTCTGCACCCACTGCAACTCGGCGAACATCCAGGTCGGAGGGCTGAACGAAGACCTGGTGCCGGTGCTGTGGGACGGCTTTCCGCTCTTCGGCGGGCTGGCGACCTCCCTCGTGCTGAACATGCTTCCCCCCGATTCGGTCGCCGAGGCCACGGTGCTCAAAGGGCCGGGGGACGCCGGCGCGCCCTCGACCGCAGTCGGCGGCACGATCGCGCTGGAAGGGGCGGAGGCCGGGGAGGTCCCGTGGCTGTCGGCCCTCGGAGGGGCGGGATCGTTCGGCCTCCACCAGGGGACCGTTCGCCTCGCGGGCGAGGCGGCTTCCTGGCTGTCCGGGTCCGTCTGTTTCGGACGGACCACCGCCGATGCGGTGGACGACGACGGGGACGGCTGGCACGACGTCACCGCCGTCGACCGCGATTTCGCGGCGGGGGAAATCCGGATCCGGCCCGGATCCCGGCATCGGCTCACCGTCGGTGGCTCCTACGTCGCCGAGGACGACACGGAGGGAAAGGGCGGTTTCGACATCGTCTCCTACGTGCTCAGCGGCATGGGGGGAACGCCGTCGTTCGCCTGGACCCGGGAGGACTCCCTTCTCGACCGGCGGGAGTACCGGGTCGGGTGGGACTGGAGCTTCCGCCGCGGCGGGGGCCTGAAGCTGCGCTTGCTCGAGGCGCTGCGACACCAGTCGGTTCTGTCGCAACTGACCGGCTATCAGGGGCCGGGATACTCGAACGAGCTCGAAGAACGGCTGGGAATCCGGCAGAGGCAGCTGTTCGGATCGCTCTCCATCGACCGCCCGCTCGGCTTCGCATGGCGGGTCTCGGCCGGCGTGGAGGCCGTGCACGACAGCGCCCGTGCTCGGGTGAAGGACAGCATCACCCCCGTCGAGGAGGAGTATCTCAAGACCTGGTCGGCCTACGCGAGCGCCGGTTACGCCCCGGCTCCCGGCTGGCGGCTCGACTTCGGCCTGCGCTGGGACGACGACGAGGTGTTCGGTTCGCAGCTGTCCCCGCGCATGAGCGTGCGGGTCTATCCCGCGAGCGGTGTGATGCTCCGGCTGCTGGCGGGGCGCACCTTCCGGGCGCCGCGGTCGATCTTCTCGGAGGTCTGCTGCGGGCAGCAGTTGCAGCGGAACGTGCTCGAGGACGGCACGGTCCTCGTGCGCCCGGAGGACGCCTGGACGGTCGGCCTGGAAGGGGTCTACCAGCCGTCGCCCGAGTTGAGGGCGAGCCTGTACGTGGCGACCACCGGCTTCGAGGATCACATCCTGCGTGTCGTGGCGGAGAGCCGGTCGTGGATTCAGACGTACGCGAACGTCAACGTGCCCCATGCGCGATCCGAAACGGCGGAGGTGGCCGTGACGTGGCGTCCGGCGCGCCGGTGGACGATCGAGGGGAGCCTGGGGTGGCTTTCGTTCCGGCGCCGCGGGCCCGACGTTCCGGTGGCGACGATCCGGCGGACGATCAGCCTCCTCGAAACGGTGCCGATCCCGATGGACCGCATCCCGTACCGGCCCGACCGGACCGGCTCGGTGGGGGTGACCTACGCCGGAGAAGGGGGCTACCTGCTGTCGCTCCAGGCCAACTTCACCGGGTCGATGCTCATCCAGCACTTCGGGGACGACCCGCTCACCGGCGCGAGCATCCTCTTGCCGGACCTGGTCGAGACGCCGGGATTCTGGCTCGTGAATCTCGCCGCCGAGATTCCGCTCTCGCAGCGCCTCGCGCTGGTCGCTGGGGCGGAGAACCTCACCGGCCGGATCCAGAACGACCTCGGCGATCCGCGCACCGACTTCAACTGGGGTCCCCTGACGGGCCGTTCCTGGCGGGCGGCCTTCCGGGTGAGCCTGGACGGCTGA
- a CDS encoding alpha/beta hydrolase, producing MVAPGGGSPPAPFLRRFLGPSGDRRGDRRDRRAATGAPPPAELRPGRLRTADRGAGDRGSGRGRRGLAAGVGGDVARVEVGGRRSRGGTPAARRRDRRRPGGMGHGRPPPTGAALAGAGGGSRAGVARADAAAAPRARSGRYISRSTLPRGNVNAEGGPPMGTGTVKLVFAAAAILVAPAPAIAGGEPAADLAGTWSGALDVGGVRLRLVLHLERTPEGGYTGTMDSLDQGANGLELAAVTLDGSEFSFTVPVASARYEGRLSEDARRIEGRWLQSGLELPLAFERSEEPPKLSRPQEPRPPYPYRTADVRFPSSEGVTLAGTLTLPPGEGPHPAAVLLSGSGPQDRDETVFGHRPFLVLSDALTRRGIAVLRFDDRGVGASTGDFAAATSEDFARDAAAAVAFLRGQKTIDPARIGLVGHSEGALVAAMTAAEREDVAFVVLIAGPGVTGADLLVEQTARLAAAAGAAPEEVDKARAFEREAVDLVLGARGTDAAAARERLASLLAERLAEMPPDQRRAMGLPEHGATEGAIRRFAEAQAAQLFSPWFRFFLAYDPASDLKKIRCPVLAVSGELDLQVPPDQNLPAIAAALAEAPADDWTVAQLPGLNHLLQTAATGSPAEYSRIEETISPTALDVIGGWIARHTAAGDGS from the coding sequence ATGGTTGCGCCAGGAGGGGGCTCCCCACCCGCCCCGTTCCTCCGCCGGTTCCTCGGCCCGTCGGGAGATCGGCGAGGCGATCGCCGGGATCGCCGAGCCGCCACCGGCGCTCCGCCTCCGGCTGAACTACGCCCCGGGCGACTACGCACCGCTGATCGCGGAGCTGGCGACCGCGGATCTGGGCGCGGCCGCCGAGGTCTCGCTGCCGGGGTCGGGGGTGACGTGGCTCGTGTGGAGGTCGGTGGACGGCGCTCGCGAGGAGGAACTCCTGCGGCGCGCCGGCGAGATCGTCGCCGTCCGGGAGGGATGGGCCATGGTCGACCGCCGCCCACCGGAGCGGCCCTGGCGGGGGCCGGCGGTGGTTCCCGCGCCGGAGTCGCTCGAGCTGATGCGGCGGCTGCGCCGCGCGCTCGATCCGGCCGGTACATTTCCCGATCCACCCTTCCTCGAGGGAACGTGAACGCAGAAGGAGGACCGCCGATGGGAACCGGTACCGTCAAGCTCGTCTTCGCCGCGGCCGCGATTCTCGTCGCTCCGGCGCCCGCCATCGCCGGCGGCGAGCCGGCGGCCGATCTCGCGGGAACCTGGTCCGGGGCGCTCGACGTGGGAGGCGTCCGGCTGCGGCTCGTGCTCCACCTGGAGCGCACTCCCGAGGGTGGTTACACGGGCACGATGGACAGCCTGGACCAGGGGGCGAACGGCCTGGAGCTGGCCGCGGTCACCCTCGACGGCAGCGAGTTCTCGTTCACCGTCCCGGTCGCCTCGGCCCGCTACGAGGGCCGGCTCTCGGAGGACGCCCGGAGGATCGAGGGGCGCTGGCTGCAGAGCGGGCTCGAGCTGCCGCTCGCCTTCGAACGCTCCGAGGAGCCCCCGAAGCTCTCGCGACCGCAAGAGCCCCGCCCCCCTTACCCCTACCGCACGGCCGACGTCCGGTTCCCGAGTTCGGAGGGGGTCACGCTGGCCGGGACGCTGACACTGCCGCCGGGAGAAGGACCCCACCCCGCGGCGGTGCTGCTGAGCGGATCCGGCCCGCAGGACCGGGACGAGACCGTTTTCGGCCACCGGCCCTTCCTCGTCCTGTCGGACGCTCTGACCCGCCGCGGCATCGCGGTGCTGCGGTTCGACGACCGGGGCGTGGGTGCGAGCACGGGCGATTTCGCCGCGGCGACTTCGGAGGATTTCGCGAGGGACGCCGCGGCGGCGGTGGCGTTCCTTCGGGGGCAGAAGACGATCGACCCCGCCCGGATCGGGCTGGTCGGGCACAGCGAGGGAGCCCTCGTCGCCGCCATGACCGCTGCGGAGCGAGAGGACGTCGCGTTCGTGGTGCTGATCGCCGGCCCGGGCGTGACCGGCGCCGATCTCCTGGTGGAGCAAACGGCGAGGCTCGCCGCGGCGGCCGGGGCCGCCCCGGAGGAGGTGGACAAGGCGCGCGCCTTCGAGCGCGAGGCGGTCGATCTCGTCCTCGGCGCCCGGGGAACCGACGCCGCCGCGGCGCGGGAGCGCCTCGCCTCCCTGCTGGCCGAGCGCCTCGCCGAAATGCCCCCCGACCAGCGCCGGGCGATGGGCCTTCCGGAGCACGGCGCCACCGAGGGGGCGATCCGGCGTTTCGCGGAAGCGCAGGCGGCTCAGCTCTTCTCCCCCTGGTTCCGTTTCTTCCTCGCCTACGATCCCGCGAGCGATTTGAAGAAGATCCGCTGCCCCGTTCTCGCGGTCTCGGGGGAGCTCGACCTCCAGGTGCCGCCCGACCAGAATCTGCCGGCGATCGCCGCCGCGCTCGCAGAAGCGCCGGCGGACGACTGGACGGTCGCCCAACTCCCGGGTCTGAATCACCTGCTTCAAACGGCCGCGACCGGTTCCCCTGCCGAGTACTCCCGGATCGAGGAAACGATCTCCCCGACCGCCCTCGACGTGATCGGCGGGTGGATCGCGCGGCACACCGCCGCCGGTGACGGGAGCTGA
- a CDS encoding MBL fold metallo-hydrolase — translation MVEVAVLGSGSKGNSTLVRCSGAALLIDAGLSARQIVRRLREVGQDPDGVGAILLTHEHGDHVGGVRVFASRRGVPVFGSEGTLRAAAPALGPVDRCSFRTGAAFRIGPFGIRAFPLPHDAEDPVGFVLEADGVRIGYATDLGHVTHLVAERLTGCDLLVFEANHDRQMLLEGSYPWEVKQRVASRLGHLSNDHAASELSRIVGEKTRHVVVAHLSEKNNDPGLARAVVEGTLREAGHRNVAVHVARQDRPSVVRL, via the coding sequence ATGGTCGAGGTGGCGGTTCTCGGCTCGGGCTCCAAGGGAAACAGCACCCTGGTGCGCTGTTCCGGTGCGGCTCTTCTCATCGACGCGGGGCTCTCGGCGCGCCAGATCGTGCGGAGGCTGCGGGAGGTGGGCCAGGACCCGGACGGTGTGGGCGCGATCCTCCTCACCCACGAGCACGGCGATCACGTCGGTGGGGTGCGGGTCTTCGCCTCGCGGCGCGGCGTGCCGGTGTTCGGCAGCGAGGGAACCCTCAGGGCCGCGGCGCCAGCGCTCGGTCCGGTCGACCGGTGTTCCTTCAGGACCGGCGCCGCCTTCAGGATCGGGCCGTTCGGCATCCGGGCCTTTCCGCTCCCGCACGACGCGGAGGATCCGGTGGGCTTCGTGCTCGAGGCCGATGGGGTTCGGATCGGATACGCCACCGATCTCGGGCACGTCACCCACCTCGTCGCCGAGCGCCTCACCGGGTGCGATCTTCTCGTCTTCGAAGCGAACCACGACCGGCAGATGCTGCTCGAGGGGAGCTACCCGTGGGAAGTCAAGCAACGGGTCGCCTCGCGCCTGGGCCACCTCAGCAACGACCACGCCGCGTCCGAGCTGAGCCGGATCGTCGGCGAGAAAACGCGCCACGTGGTGGTGGCTCACCTGTCGGAGAAGAACAACGACCCGGGCCTGGCCCGCGCGGTGGTCGAGGGGACCCTCCGGGAAGCGGGCCACCGGAACGTCGCGGTGCACGTGGCGCGGCAGGACCGCCCGTCGGTGGTGAGGCTGTGA